From a single Centropristis striata isolate RG_2023a ecotype Rhode Island chromosome 14, C.striata_1.0, whole genome shotgun sequence genomic region:
- the LOC131984878 gene encoding zinc finger and SCAN domain-containing protein 12-like, whose amino-acid sequence MSKVQTVRALVEQRLTAAAEEIFGLFERTIAEYEEQLCRSKEKNERQQKLLDAVFNPHLHLHRADVQQQSVSEEEFPSETQERSCSLDQDQDQKDTEPPHIKEEQEEPRTSQEGEQLQGLEEADITKFTFTPVPVKSEEDEEKPQSSQLHQTQTEQLKTEADGEDCGGPEPDRNSDPDPHLQANTGDEPADSSEPETVNSADCKETREPQSGLNCLKKDGGPVRDSRFSAGEKQFSCSECGKRFGYKCDLKTHMRLHTGERPFSCSVCEKTFRRSSTLNVHMRVHTGEKLFSCSVCAKSFAQRVHLKKHMRVHT is encoded by the exons atgtctaaagtccaaacggtgagagcgctggtggagcagcgactgactgcggctgctgaagagatatttgggctgtttgaaagaacgatagcagagtacgaggagcaactttgtcgttcaaaagagaagaacgagcgacaacagaaactactggacgctgttttcaaccctcatcttcacttacacagagcag acgtCCAGCAGCAGTCGGTGAGTGAAGAAGAGTTTCCCTCTGAGACgcaggagaggagctgcagtctggaccaggaccaggaccagaagGACACAGAAcccccacacattaaagaggaacaggaggaacctcggaccagtcaggagggagagcagcttcaggggctggaggaggctgatatcaccaagttcacattcactcctgtccctgtgaagagtgaagaagatgaagagaaacctcagtcctcacagcttcatcaaacacaaactgaacaattgaaaacagaagctgatggagaggactgtggaggaccagaaccagacaggaactctgatccAGACCCACATTTACAAGCAAATACTGGTGACGAGCCTGCagactcttctgaacctgagactgtTAACAGTGCTGATTGCAAGGAGACCAGAGAACCTCAGTCAGGTTTgaactgtttgaaaaaagatggTGGTCCTGTCAGAGATTCCAGATTTAGTGCTGGTGAGAAACAatttagctgctctgagtgtgggaaaagatttggcTACAAGTGCGATCTGAAgacacacatgagactccacacaggagagagacctttcagctgctcagtttgtgagAAAACTTTTAGACGGAGTTCAACTTTAAATGTACACATGagagtccacacaggagagaaacttttcagctgctcagtgtgtgctaAATCTTTTGCACAACGTGTGcatttaaagaaacacatgagaGTCCACACTTGA
- the LOC131984935 gene encoding zinc finger protein 436-like, protein MSKVQTVRALVEQRLTAAAEEIFGLFERTIAEYEEQLCRSKEKNKRQQKLLDAVFNPQLHLHRADVQQLSVREEEFSSEQQERSCSLDQDQHQEEPEPPHIKEEQEEPWSSQQGEQLQGLEEADITKFTFTPVPVKSEEDEEKPQSSQLHHTQTEQMETEADGEDCGGPEPDRNSDPEPHLQPDTDEEPADFSEPETDDSADWKETREPQSGLNCLKKDGGPVRDSRFSAGEKRFSCSECGKRFGSKSYLKRHMRLHTGEKPFSCSVCKKTFTWSVTLKSHMRLHTGEKLFSCSVCKKTFTLSGTLNLHMRLHTGERPFSCSVCKKTFTQSGHLKSHMRLHTGERPFSCSVCKKTFTRRGTLKSHMSLHTGEKLFSCPVCCKSLCVCLPFSADAQQLLVVKEEFPSEQQERSSTLDQEDPEPPHIKEEQEEPWTSQQGEQLQGLEEADITKFTFTPVPVKSEEDEEKPQSSQLHQTQTEQMETEADGEDCGGPEPDRNSDPEPHLLSDTGDEPADSTEPETDDSGDWKETGEPQSGLNCLKKDGGPVRDSRFSAGGKRFSCSECGKKFSNKSNMNRHMVSHTGEKPFSCSVCKKTFTLSGHLKAHMRLHTGERPFSCSVCKKAFTLRGHLKAHMRLHTGEKPFSCSVCKKTFTWSVTLKSHMRLHTGENLFSCSVCKKTFTRSGTLKSHMRLHTGERPFSCSVCKKTFTQSGHLKSHMRFHTGERPFSCSVCQKTFTRSGTLKSHMSLHTGEKLFSCPVCAESFAQSEYLKKHMKVHI, encoded by the exons atgtctaaagtccaaacggtgagagcgctggtggagcagcgactgactgcggctgctgaagagatatttgggctgtttgaaagaacgatagcagagtacgaggagcaactttgtcgttcaaaagagaagaacaagcgacaacagaaactactggacgctgttttcaaccctcagcttcatttacacagagcag ACGTTCAGCAGCTGTCAGTGAGGGAAGAAGAGTTTtcctctgagcagcaggagaggagctgcagtctggaccaAGACCAGCACCAGGAGGAGCCAGAGCCgccacacattaaagaggaacaggaggaaccttggagcagtcagcagggagagcagcttcaggggctggaggaggctgatatcaccaagttcacattcactcctgtccctgtgaagagtgaagaagatgaagagaaacctcagtcctcacagcttcatcacacacaaactgaacagatggaaacagaagctgatggagaggactgtggaggaccagaaccagacaggaactctgatccAGAGCCACATTTACAACCTGATACTGATGAAGAGCCTGCAGACTtttctgaacctgagactgatgacagtgctgattggaaggagaccagagaacctcagtcaggtttgaactgtttgaaaaaagatggcGGTCCTGTCAGAGATTCCAGATTTAGTGCTGGTGAGAAACGatttagctgctctgagtgtgggaaaagatttggcTCCAAGAGCTAtctgaagagacacatgagactccacacaggagagaaacctttcagctgctcagtttgtaagaaaacttttacatggagtgtaactttaaagtcacacatgagactccacacaggagagaaacttttcagctgttcagtttgtaagaaaacgtTTACACTGAGTGGAACTTTAAATttacacatgagactccacacaggagagagacctttcagctgttcagtttgtaagaaaacttttacacagagtggacatttaaagtcacacatgagactccacacaggagagagacctttcagctgttcagtttgtaagaaaacttttacacggaggggaactttaaagtcacacatgagtctccacacaggagagaaacttttCAGTTGCCCAGT CTGCTGTaagagcctctgtgtgtgtttacccttCTCTGCAGACGCCCAGCAGCTGTTGGTGGTTAAAGAGGagtttccctctgagcagcaggagagaagCTCCACTCTGGACCAGGAGGACCCAGagcccccacac attaaagaggaacaggaggaaccttggaccagtcagcagggagagcagcttcaggggctggaggaggctgatatcaccaagttcacattcactcctgtccctgtgaagagtgaagaagatgaagagaaacctcagtcctcacagcttcatcaaacacagactgaacagatggaaacagaagctgatggagaggactgtggaggaccagaaccagacaggaactctgatccAGAGCCACATTTACTATCAGATACTGGTGACGAGCCTGCAGACTCTactgaacctgagactgatgacagtggtgattggaaggagaccggagaacctcagtcaggtttgaactgtttgaaaaaagatggcGGACCTGTCAGAGATTCCAGATTTAGTGCTGGTGGGAAACGatttagctgctctgagtgtgggaaaaaatttagcaacaaaagCAATATGAATAGACACATGGTTTCccatacaggagagaaacctttcagctgctcagtttgtaagaaaacttttacactgagtggacatttaaaggcacacatgagactccacacaggagagagacccttcagctgctcagtttgtaagaaagcTTTTACACTGAGAGGACATTTAAaggcacacatgagactccacacaggagagaaacctttcagctgctcagtttgtaagaaaacttttacatggagtgtaactttaaagtcacacatgagactccacacaggagagaatcttttcagctgctcagtttgtaagaaaacttttacacggagtggaactttaaagtcacacatgagactccacacaggagaaagacctttcagctgctcagtttgcaagaaaacttttacacagagtggacatttgaagtcacacatgagattccacacaggagagagacctttcagctgctcagtttgtcagaaaacttttacacggagtggaactttaaagtcacacatgagcctccacacaggagagaaacttttCAGCTGCCCAGTGTGTGCTGAATCTTTTGCACAAAGTGAGtatttaaagaaacacatgaaaGTCCACATatga
- the LOC131984933 gene encoding gastrula zinc finger protein XlCGF57.1-like, with protein MSKVQTVRALVEQRLTAAAEEIFGLFERTIAEYEEQLCRSKEKNERQQRLLDAVFNPQIQLHRADIQQPSVSEEEFPSEQQERSCSLDQDQEEPEPPHIKEEQEEPRASQEGEQLQGLEEADITKFTFTPVPVKSEEDEEKPQSSQLHQTQTERMETEAGGEDCGGPGPDRNSDPEPHLQADTGDEPADSSEPETDDSGDWKETREPQSGLNCLKKDGGPVRDSSFRAGEKRFSCSECGKRFSNKSNMNRHMVSHAGEKPFSCSVCKKTFTRSGDLKVHMRLHTGEKPFSCAFCKKTFTQSGTLKAHMRLHTGERPFSCSVCKKTFTRSGHLKQHMRFHTGERPFSCSVCKKTFTLRGHLQAHMRLHTGERPFSCSICKKTFTLSGHLKAHMRLHTGERPFSCPVCKKAFTLKTFHKCAGRSSSKFHQTEENKEAEPPASSPHEEMQTEADGEDCGRPEAARNSDQDGPETDEKTGDSLEPETDDSGYWK; from the exons atgtctaaagtccaaacggtgagagcgctggtggagcagcgactgactgcggctgctgaagagatatttgggctgtttgaaagaacgatagcagagtacgaggagCAACTTTGTCGTTCAAAAGAGAAGAACGAGCGACAACAGAGACTACTGGATGCTGTTTTCAACCCTCAGATTCagctacacagagcag acatTCAGCAGCCGTCGGTGAGTGAAGAAGagtttccctctgagcagcaggagaggagctgcagtctggaccaagaccaggaggagccagagccgccacacattaaagaggaacaggaggaacctcgggccagtcaggagggagagcagcttcaggggctggaggaggctgatatcaccaagttcacattcactcctgtccctgtgaagagtgaagaagatgaagagaaacctcagtcctcacagcttcatcaaacacaaactgaacggatggaaacagaagctggtggagaggactgtggaggccCAGGaccagacaggaactctgatccAGAGCCACATTTACAAGCAGATACTGGTGACGAGCCTGCagactcttctgaacctgagactgatgacagtggtgattggaaggagaccagagaacctcagtcaggtttgaactgtttgaaaaaagatggcGGCCCTGTCAGAGATTCCTCATTTCGTGCTGGTGAGAAACGatttagctgctctgagtgtgggaaaagatttagCAACAAAAGCAATATGAATAGACACATGGTTTCTCAtgctggagagaaacctttcagctgctccgTTTGTAAGAAAACCTTTACACGGAGTGGAGATTTAAAGgtacacatgagactccacacaggagagaaacctttcagctgcgcattttgtaagaaaacttttacacagagtggaactttaaaggcacacatgagactccacacaggagagagacctttcagctgctcagtttgtaagaaaacttttacacggaGTGGACATTTAAAGCAACACATGAGattccacacaggagagagacctttcagctgctcagtttgtaagaaaacttttacactaAGAGGACATTTACaggcacacatgagactccacacaggagagagacctttcagctgctcaatttgtaagaaaacttttacactgagtggacatttaaaggcacacatgagactccacacaggagagagacctttcagctgcccAGTTTGTAAGAAAGCTTttacactga aaacctttcataaATGTGCTGGCCGCTCATCCTCAAAGTTTCATCAAActgaggagaacaaagaggcagagcctccagccagcagcccacatgaagagatgcaaacagaagctgatggagaggactgtggaagACCAGAAGCAGCCAGGAACTCGGATCAAGATGGTCCAGAGACTGATGAGAAGACTGGAGATTCTCttgaacctgagactgatgacagtggtTATTGGAAGTAA